DNA sequence from the Methanomassiliicoccales archaeon genome:
ATGAGCATTACCGCTTCCATCCATCTTTGGAAGAGATTAGGAACATGTATCAGACTATTGTGGATTATGTACCTCATCCCATATGCATCCAGATATCAGGAGGAGAACCGACTATCCGCGATGATCTCCCGGAGGTTGTTCGCATGGGCAAACGCATGGGCATCGATTACATAGAACTCAACACCAATGGGGTTCGCTTGGGTGAGGATATTGAGTTTCTGAAGGCACTTAAACAAGCAGGGGTTGAATCTTTGTATTTCTCCTTCGACGGCCTTCGCCCCGATATTTACATGAAGACTTGTGGCCGGGATCTGCTGCAGCCGAAGCTCAAGGCGCTGGAAAACTGCAAGCAGGTAGGGATGGGAGTGACATTGGTGGTTGTGGTGTCGCCCAACATCAATCAGGACCATATAGGGGAGATTGTCCAGTTCGCCAAGAAGTGGGTGCCGACTGTCAAAGGGATTCATTTCCAGCCTCTCAGCTACTTCGGTCGCTACCCCATAGATCCAGAGAATAAAGACCGCATCACCATACCCGACCTGCTGCGAGAGATCGAGGTACAGACTAAGGGAGAGTTGAGAGCGGATAATTTCATCCCTACCTCATGCTCCAACGTCCATTGCGATGCCAAGTCCATGAGTGTGCTGATGGAGGACGGCTCCTTGTTCCCCATGACTCATAGAGCTATGGGGCCTCCCAGCGATACGAAACATGTGGCAGAGAAGACTAGGAAGGAGATTTCCGATCTTTGGCGCTTCATCGAGGAGAAGCTTGATGACACACCTGCCGAGGACAACACCTGGAGCAGCTTCATAGAAAGGGCCAAGACCAATTACCTCACGGTCAGCACCATGGCTTTCCAAGATGCATGGACCGCGGAGACGGAAAGATTCTGCAACTGCTGCATACACACCGTTACTCCCGATGGCAGGCTCA
Encoded proteins:
- a CDS encoding radical SAM protein — encoded protein: MTQKIGETNSLCPECLRTIPAEKIAEDDKIYLVKKCPDHGEFKVLIWTGVKDYLDLYQYKPEFSRPAKVAVQERGDCPQICGLCPDHRQHTCLVVLEVTNLCNLKCPICFASANEHYRFHPSLEEIRNMYQTIVDYVPHPICIQISGGEPTIRDDLPEVVRMGKRMGIDYIELNTNGVRLGEDIEFLKALKQAGVESLYFSFDGLRPDIYMKTCGRDLLQPKLKALENCKQVGMGVTLVVVVSPNINQDHIGEIVQFAKKWVPTVKGIHFQPLSYFGRYPIDPENKDRITIPDLLREIEVQTKGELRADNFIPTSCSNVHCDAKSMSVLMEDGSLFPMTHRAMGPPSDTKHVAEKTRKEISDLWRFIEEKLDDTPAEDNTWSSFIERAKTNYLTVSTMAFQDAWTAETERFCNCCIHTVTPDGRLIPFCLFNINSKKGKTLYRHEIWSKYGKKS